Genomic segment of Prionailurus viverrinus isolate Anna chromosome B4, UM_Priviv_1.0, whole genome shotgun sequence:
ggagctATGGGAGGGGTTGGTGGGGTGAAGTGAAATGGAGAAATCAGCTGGCGTGTGGACAGTCTGGTGAGAGGAGGACACAGGGTGTAAGAGAAAAGATGTCACTGTCTTTGTACCTGACCGACAGCTGCAGCATCTCACAGTCTAGACCTGGAACTTGGGACCACTGGAAAACCCTAGTTCCTAGATGTATATCCTGCCCTTTCCCCAGCCTTTTTCTCCCATCTCTCCATTCTAGACTCCATTGGGAAGTCCAGTGTGGTCTGACTTCCCACCATTCCCCCAACACCCAGATTCTAAAGCACTAAATGCCCGAGTACCTTTCCTTCTGCGGCCTCCAGGTTCTGCTGAGGGAGAATGGAAAGgtggagaggaggctgggggctgtggCCCTTTTCAGCTTTGGATCTCCTTCTTTTTGTGGTCTGCGAGGTCATAAGGCATATCCATTGTCAGCAGGAAAGGATTCTTCTTCAGGCCACAGACCCAAGATGCACAGCCCACAGGGGCCTTCACTCTTCCCTACTTATGGGACAGCCCCTGGGACAGAGAAAGCCAAACACGCCGAGATCCATGTCCAGATGCCCTGTCCTGGGTCTGTGGGCATCGGTGTGTCCACTGTGTCTGTGTCCCCTGGGCTTGGTCACGTGTACTTGGGCTTCCTCAGCAGACAATAGGctgctggggtgggagggtgaggaggagcaGGAGCCTCCCTGTGGGCCTGAGGTCCCTTTGGCCGACAATGGGGGGAGGGACCTCTAAGGGGGGGGACAGGACGTACAACCCAGATAAGACTTCTGGGGAACAATAGGAGGAATTGAAGAGGGGAGACCCACCCTCCCTGtaccccacccccagggcttTGGGGTCAGGGACTGGGGACCAGAGGGTGATGGGGAGGGGTGCCAAGCATTCTTGTAAatggaggaggggatggggaaaataGGATTCTGGAGCTCAGAACCTCTGTATCTCTTGAGGGACCACAGGGGTACATGAGGTGGGTGCATGCCCCCTTTGAACTTAATTTAACCACAAATATAAGTTTTTGAGGACCTACATTGTACATGTAGCTGCGGCCCAGCTCAGCAGTTTGTGATGCTTCTCTGCCCACAGAGCCTCTTACACTTTCTTGGGGGCAAGCTGTGCCCCGTGAGGATTTGGGTCTGGGGTAgaggtatgtgtgtgttggggggggggggcgggaggggcggcATCTTCACctcttggggaggggggatgcagAGGCTCTGGGAATGACAGGTCACAGCGGCCCAGCCAGCTGTCTCCTCCTAAAGGGCCGATGGGAAGGGAGCCGGGAGTGAGCAGGTGGGAATCAAAGGCTTACGAGTGGTAAAAAGTGGGTGTTGGGTGTTGAGAATGCGCTGTCTTTTGGCTTCTGTCTCTGGTCCCTACACCTTTCCACACCCCCTCCTCCGCCCCGCCCTGGCAGCCTCCGGAGCCCGCGACCCCGCCAAGGACGTCTGAGGAAACGCCTAACACAGAGACGCCCGCTCCCGAAGCCTTTGCTCTCTCCCGGCGTTGAAGGTCCCCAAGAGAGGGCGCCCTCCGGGGCTGGATTGGACCCTGCTTCTTGGAGGCGGGACTCAGGGCTAGCGGGTGGAGGGCTATTTAAGACTAGGCGGGGTTGGAGGTGGCCAGGGGCAAAATGAGTGGGCTACCGGGCGCCGGGACCAGCCCAGGCCTGGGAGAGGCCTCCGACCTTAAGTTCCCTCTGGGCGCCAAGTTCAGGGAACCTCTCACCGAGGCTCGGTTCCAGCGGCTCTTCGGAGACGCAGAGCAGGCGCCGGAGCTACGCGCGGAGCCTCGCTCGTCCCGACTGTGCAGACGGTGGAGGCGGTTGGCCAGCGCTTGCTCCGGGCCGGGGGCGTGGCGCCTGCTGCGGGCGCGGCTGCCCCCGCTGCGTTGGCTGCCCCACTACCGCTGGCGGGCCTGGCTGCTCGGGGATGCCGTGGCCGGGGTGACCGTGGGCATCGTGCACGTGCCCCAGGGTGAGCGGCCCTAACGCTAGCCTGTCAGCGGCCcaagctcgggggggggggggggggggagggggggggaatgCAGGAGCTGGGCACCTGGGAGCGAGGGCTGGGTTAGGGTGGCCGAGGGTTCGGAGACAAGACCTCAGACCACGTTCTAGGTAAGGACCACGGAGCTGCATCAttatccccacccccagcccccttcaTTTGCGCAATCCTTCTAGAAGTCTTGGACACGTTCCGGGTCAGGGAACTGGAGAGAGGAACAACCCCTGCCCCCTACTCCCCGGAGGACTGGGCCGACACGGATCTGTGACCTTGTCCGCCCCAcaacctcccacctcccaccgaGTCCTGTTAACCCCTAGGTTCCCTCATGTGGCATGATTCAGCGTCCTCTAAGAGTTTGGGCTCTAGTCACCTTTCCCCAACCCCACACACAGACCCTGAAGATCATCCCTTTCATTTCTCATACAGGCATGGCTTTTGCCCTCCTGACCTCAGTGCCTCCAGTGTTCGGACTCTACACTTCTTTCTTCCCTGTCCTCATTTACACCTTGTTGGGGACTGGTAGACACCTGTCCACAGGTGAGTAACCCAGTgactcctctccttctctgtagGGTGAGAATGGATGGGGGTTTGAGACATCGGCCCTTGGAAGCTCCTTAGCTCTtattcccctcttcccctccccttcttcccttccgCCTCTGTCGCTACCCTGCCAGGAACCTCGGACCTAGGCAAAGCTTGCTGCGGGTGCCGAGTgggtgcagagagaagggagtTTCCTCAGAACTTTTCTTCCCCCATGACATTTGGTTTAAATGAACATCTCCGGGActtggaagagggaagaagagatgCGCGGTCACCCAAAGGAGCGCACAGTCCGCGGGCGGTCTGCGGGAGCGGGCAGTGATGCAGTTAGAGGGCAGTTTTTGCCCGCCGGTGcgcccttctttcctccctcaccGCCGGTTCCGGGCTGCTGCACGGGCTCTCGGCCCCACCGTCTTCATCGGAGCAGCAGCCTTCCAGAAGAGTGGGGTCTGACTGCAGCATCCAGGCCCGAGGGCGCGAAGCCCGGACGATCGCCGCGCCCCAGGCGACACAGCTGGTGATCTCTGCGTTTGTCCCCCGGCCCTAGGAACTTTCGCGGTACTCAGCCTCATGACAGGCTCGGCGGTGGAACGGCTGGTGCCCGAACCCCTCGGGGGGAACCTGAGCGGAATCGAAAGGGAACAGTTGGACGCTCAGCGGGTTGGGTCGGCTGCAGCCTTGGCCTTCGGTAGCGGGGCGCTGATGGTGAGGGAGGACCCTGGGGGATCCACACTGGGGCCGGGGGAACTgggccaggagagagggagggacaagtGTCATGCGCGGGTCCAGGCGGGAGAGGTGCGCGGAGCAACTGGCGCACTGCGCTCTGGCGACTCCACTCCTCCTCCTGTAGTGATTGCGCATCTTCTCCCCTGCAGCTGGGCATGTTCGCGCTGCAGCTCGGCGTCCTGTCCACCTTTTTGTCGGAGCCGGTGGTCAAAGCGCTGACCAGCGGGGCCGCGCTGCACGTGCTCGTGTCCCAGCTGCCGAGCCTTTTGGGGTTGCCCCTCCCGCGCCAGATtggctgcttctctctcttcaaGGTGGGGGTGGAGAACGGCCGAGAAGCGGCTTCTAGCGGTCCTGGGAAGAGGGAAACCGGGAAAGGAAGGACGGCGAGTGGAGGGGTAGAGGGTGACGGGGGCGGAGGAAAGGAGATTAGAACCACGTGGCTGAATGAGGGGCGCTGCGGAGACGGAAGCCCTGATGGGAGCCGGGAGGCCTTGCCTTGGCCGGGTGGGTCCGCTCTGAGGGCAGTCGACCCCGGCCCCGGGCCCTCGATCACCGCCCCTGCCCGCAGACGCTGGCCGCTGTGCTGACCGCGCTGCCCCGGAGCAGTCCGGCCGAACTGACCATCTCGGCACTCAGCCTGGCGCTGCTCGTGCCGGTCAAAGAATTGAACGTGAGATTCCGAGACAAGCTACCCACCCCGATCCCGGGGGAAATCGTTATGGTGAGGATGGCTCCCGGGTCGCGCGGTCCCCTGAACCACACAGACCTTGCCGGTCGGGTAGGAGCTGGCCGCTGCCGCCCCCTCGTGGAAGGCAGCGAGCTTACAGAAAGAGGTCCTGTGCACACGCGTACTTTTCCAGGCCTCTTCCCAGAACACTGTGACCCTGCAGAATCCCCCACCCACACGGTCCCACTTCTCTGGCAGAGCCTCTTCTAGACCTCTTAGAATGCTTTCTTCCTGCTTACAGCGTTGCCTTGAGGTGTCGCTCGCTACAGCACCTCCACTGCTCTCCCCCTACCCGGTCCTTCACTGTAATTCAGTTACTCTCCCTTCCCACGCCCAcctgcatttctctctctctctccccctccgccGACTAAATAAGTGTTCCACATCTCCACCCATACGCGGGAGATCCCTAGATCTATCCCAGCTGTCCTACTTAGAATGGCTGGGTGTACTTCCTGATATCTACCATCCCTCATGGGAGCGGAGCGCCTCTTACTTCCTCGGTCCATCTCTTACCACAGCCTCAGGTATACCTCATTCCTTTCCCAttcccactctccttcactcTCAGTCAGCTGTCATCCCAAACATATCCCAACTCCCCCAATTGCTGGGCCCCTGCAAACACTAATGCTGCCTTTTAATCCTCTCATGtgaagcttccccccccccaccccccccccccggcctcttccaggaagctcaTCTTCTGCCGTGCTCTAATTTGCTCTTTCCCAGGTGCTTCTGGCCTCTGTGCTGTGCTTCACCTCTTCCCTGGACACAAGATACAACGTCCAGATTGTGGGGCTGCTGCCTGGGGGGTAAGAGAGAATCAAGACACCAGCCTGCTATTCTCAGACTGCTCCCACCCACACTTCCTTCTTGGCCTGTCCcgctctattttctctttcttccccacacCCTTCTTATACACAACCCACCCTCACCATGGATCCCTCTCTCTCCAGATTTCCCCAACCCCATCTTCCCGACctggctgagctgcccaggaTTCTGGCTGACTCACTGCCCATCGCACTGGTTACTTTTGCTGTGTCCGCCTCCCTGGCCTCCATCTATGCAGACAAGTATAGCTACACTATTGACTCCAACCAGGTGTGACTTTGACTGAAGACCCCAATTGCATTCAGGAGACAACTCTCTAATCTGATGtcttccctcacccccccccccccgccccatgcctttgtctctctctcctcttcatcTGACTGCATCCCTCCAGGAGCTCTTGGCACATGGTATCTCCAACCTcatctcctccctcttctcctgctttcccaactctgccactttgGCCACCACCAGCCTACTAGTGGATGCTGGTGGGAACACACAGGTAAGAGCTTGTCCTTGGGTGAGAAAGGGGGTGGGTATTAggttggggtggtggtggagaaaCAGGTGGAAGACCGGTAGATAGATACCTGCGGGGCAGCTGTACAGAGGAGAATGGTGAGGGAgagtgaatggggggggggtggtttctaGGTAGGAGAGATAAGAAGGTAACAAGGCTCCATTAAGACCTTGGCAGACTCTAAGCACTGAAGAAGTTTACAGTGCCCATATGTAGttcacaataaaaacaatactaaacTGTCATATAAATTTGAAAGACGAAATTCTGACCCCCGCCCCATgaggacattttcttttaaaaagaaatatcacataTGACAGTCTCCCCCTAATATTTCTGCTTTCCTACTTTGCTGGTGCCCCAAGAAGGTGGTTCCCTGCTTTTAGGGTAATGCAACAGTGGCTTTTAAGGTGGACACGGGCTACAAAAATAGGGAAGTTGAACTGCCTCTAGGTAGAGACCGGTGAATGACAGGCATTTAATTGGGAGAGGGGAAAGGTGGATGTGAGAGGCGGAATACCAAGAAGGGAGTTGAAGACTGAGGAACGGCTTCATGGAAAGGGGATTTGGGAGGAGGGAGACTTCCAAGGAAGCCGAGGCCGAGTGGGGCAGGCAGACCAGCTCTCACACAGGGGTGAGTGAggttcccttccttctctgcatcCATCCCTCCTCCTTTCTAGCTGGCAGGTCTCTTCTCCTGCATAGTTGTCCTGTCAGTGCTGCTGTGGCTGGGGCCCTTCTTCTACTATCTGCCCAAGGTGAGGAACAGCGGAGGCATGGGggtgactgggggggggggtggtggctacATTCTAGGACATTGGGGCAGTTAGCTTGCCTCTTCTGCCCCCAAGGCTGTCCTGGCTTGCATCAACATCTCCAGCATGCGCCAGATGTTCTTCCAGATGCAGGAACTTCCACAACTATGGCGCATCAGCCGCATGGACTTTGTGAGAGTGGCAGCATTACCCCCAGATTGCCCCCTCCTACTTCCCAGCATCCTCAGCCTCTGCCCTGGATTGGAGCTAATTGTTCTGGTCCTAAATGCTGCAGCTCCCCCCctccaatcccccccccccaacatgcaTACCTCCTAATGCCATTACTCAGAGACACGGTGGAGAGTGGGGTTTGAACCCCTTCAGACCTGAGTATTTGTAAATCCCCAGCTGGTGCAAGGTCTGGGGTGATTACATTTGGTGTATTTCCCTTGTTGGGTCAATTCTGTCCCTTCTGTCATTCTTTCTACCTTCTCCTGGGCTATCCCTCCCTCTCATTTGTCCAGGCAGTCACTGCCCCTGGACCTCCTTCCCTAGCAGCCATGGCCTGGCATTTCTCCGGGGCATATCACTCCCATCCATGTCCTGCAGGCTGTATGGATGGTCACGTGGGTGGCCGTAGTGATCCTGAGTGTGGACTTGGGCCTGGCCGTGGGCGTGGTCTTCTCCATGATGACTGTGGTCTGCCGCACCCAGAGGTGGGAGTAGAGATGAGAGGAGTtgggaagaggggtggggagaggacaggTGCTTGGGGTGACTCTCCAGCCAGGCCAGGCTGGGAATCTGACCCCAGCTTCCTGCCCAGggtgcagtgcctggcacttggaCTTGCTGAGGGGACGGAGCTCTACAGGCCACTCGAAGAGAGCCACAAGGTGGGTGGgccacagacagagagggaagggaagattAGGCCCAGATGTTTTTCTGACCCTCTGACATCTTAGCTCCTCAAGGTCCCGGGGCTCTGCATCCTGAGATACCCAACACCGCTCTACTTTGGGACCCGCGGACAGTTCCGCCGCATCCTGGAGTGGCACCTGGGGCTTGGAGAAGGACGCAAGGTGAGAGGCTTGGTCAAAGGGGAGTGTGGCTTCTCTGGGAGTGGGAGGCAGGTGCGGCTTCTCAAGGGGATCATTGTGCTTAAGGGGCGCACGCTCATGCTTGTGTCTTATGGTGACTGCCCTCCTCTACCCACAGGAGACTCCCAAGCTAGATGGCCCACCTGATGCAGGTGAGATGGGGTGACAAGGAGGGAGATTTGGGTGTGACCCGTGGAGGCATCTGGGTACGCTTGCCTTCTCCCATCCTAGTTGCTGAGCCTGTCAGAGTGGTGGTCCTAGACTGCAGTGGTATCACCTTTGCAGATGCTGCTGGAGCCAGAGAGGTGGTACAGGTGAGGGACGGGGTAGGTTGAGGAGAAAGTCCCTTTATCCCATGCCTACCCTCTGATGTGGGATTTAACCCCCTTGCCCCGCTTCTGCAGCTAGCCAGGCGATGCCGAGATGCTGGGATCCACCTTCTCCTGGCTCAGTGTAATGGTGAGAGGTGTGGAAGACCTGGGGAcaggagtggggggggtgggaatagCTGGATGCTTGAGGGAGGGAAAAGGACGCAGTGTGGATTTAAGATCTAAGAGCCTGACCTGCCTCTCTACACAGCCTCAGTGCTGGGGACACTGACCCAGGCAGGACTCTTGGACAGAGTGACCCCAGAGCAGCTGTTTGTGAGTGTCCAGGACGCAGCTGCTCATGCCCTGGAGAGACTGGTGAGGGGGCAGTAGGAACGGGAGATCCAGGAGGCGCTGGGGTGGAGCAAGTGACATGTGAGTCAGTGGCTGAAGATCTAGGCAGAGGGTTTGGGGAAGGGGGCCCGAGAAGGAAGCTGGAGGAAGAAAGTGGGGGGATGAAATGATTAGCCAATTTAAGGCTAAGCCAAGGAGACTGGGTCCAGCTCCGCATGAAGAACTGAGGAGCTAGGGTTTCAAAGTGGGGTGGTGTGCCCCCCAGAAAACTACCAAATGccgagagagggaggagggtacCTAATCTCCTGACAGGTCCCCTCTCCTTTCCAGGAGCCTACAGGTCCAAAGACATGCACAGTGTGGGTCTGACCCGGTCATTTGGAGTGTGGAGGGCCCCGACAATATGTGCGCGAGGAGTCTCCTCACTTCATGTAACTAATAAAACAAAGCTGAGAGCCACTGGGGTTCATGAAGTGAGTCTGGGTGTCCACACGCCGGCCCTCGGTGCCCCTTTCTCcatgcccgcggcattgcagagACACAACTAAAAATGGCTTTCACTTGTGTGTTCACCAGGCCCCGCCCCAGCTCCGGAGTCACTGGTTCTCTCCAcaggggtggggctggaaccGGTGCACAGAGTCCTGGAtccagagatgggggagggggcacagcccTGGGAATACACGTTGGGGGCTTCCCCATCCCCTCAGTCCCAAGGAGATGAGAGTATTTCCATTTTAGGTTCTTAGAGTCCCCATGGGCTTTTTGGCACTTGGAAAGTGAccccccccacttcctgcccCATGAGAAGAGGGTTGGGGGGAGGACTTGGCACTGGCCATGGGTCGAGTTATGGCTCCATCGCATCGCTGGGCACTCGAAGAAAGGAGGAGTGTCACCAGGACAAGCCCCTATTTGGGATCGGATTCTGAAGGGGATCAGGGACAGTCAGTGGAGTAGTCactgggtggtgggtggggttTGCTAGAAATTCCTGGCAGGGACAAGGAGGCAGGCCCAGCCTGAGAGTTGGAAGGCCCGAGTGGCCATCATTCTGCGGTCATGCACTGCAGGCGGTGTTTGAAGAAGAGTAGGCGGTGTTTGGCCACCTGACTCTCATCCAGCGATCCGGGGTAGCGGTACCGGGCATAAGTCTCTGCCCCCACATCCCTTGAGGTCCAAGGCAGTTTCAACTTAGATGCATGATCCACAACGACGTCTGAGCAGGAGCCCACCCGCAGGGAACCAAGCCCGTCCAGGAAGAATTCTGGCAGTGGAGGGAAGGGGAGTACACAGTGAAGCGTCTGAAGGGAGCAGAGGGCCGAGCCTTAAAGGGAGAACTGAGAGTTGGGGTACACAGGCTGCACCTGTAAAGACTCCTTTTGTGAGGGCCTTGGGCTAGTCAATTCATTTGGGTCCTAGTTTTACTCTTATGTAAAATGCAGTCAACATCCTTTGTGTTTTGAGAGCATACCCCCGtcctccccaacacacacctaaataaatgttcaataaatgctgaCCAGGCCGCTCCAGGAGTGTGGTCTGAACCAGGGGAAGCGGCTGGGACTGGACTCAAGGTCTGACAGTGGCGGGGGAAGTTAAAGGCCGGCCCACCCAGTAGCTCTACTGGGCTTGGAGGTTTAAAGGGTGTGcgggccaggagggagggagccctgtCTCTTGCCCGGGGCGCAAGGCTTGGTAAATTTTCGCAGAACTCTCCAGGGGCCCCAGGTGCCAGCTGTGGGCTCCACTGGGGTGGGCGTAGGAGTGCCCGCTGCCTTTGGAGCCTCTCCCAGAGCCCCGCGGGGGTCTCTGCCCGGGTCGGGAGGGGACGCCACTCACCCAGATGCGCCACGCGGCTGAGCCGCGGGTCGAAGCCGACCTCGCGCACCTTGTCGGTGCGCGCCAGGAAGAAGTTGACCACGCCGTCGGTGACCACGCAGCCCGGAAAGCCGACGAGCTCGTGGTGGAAGCCGCGCCTTTGCCGGAGGCAGTTCCCGCGGCCTGGCGCGccgggctccacgctcagcagcTGCCGGTAGGTGGTGGCGAAGCCGGAGATCTCGCGCACCGCGCCCCCGACCTGCGGGGAGTGGGAGGTTGGCTCCAGGCGGGACGGGGACTGCCGGCAGTTAGATCCGCGCTGCCCCTCCCTCGGGCGGTTCCCCGGCCGCGTCCTCTCCCGCTCCACCCCCGCAGGACCCAGATTGCCCCCCAGGCTCCCTTCGTCGTCCTCTGTCCGTCCCAGGGCCGGCCGCTCTCGGCCGGGTCTCCCCCGCCGCTGCTTTAGCTTGCTGGAGTCCCTCCTTCTCCCACCCCACGTTCCGCGGGCCCTCCCTTACCAGGTCCAGCGACGTCCGCTCCAGCACGTCTACAAGCCTCTCCAGCCGCGTCCTCGCCGTGAAGACAAAGTCGTCGTCCACCCACAAGACGTACTTGGTGGTTACTTGGGATACGGCCAGGTTCCGGCCTGCGAACCAGCCCTGGGGGCAGGGTACATACAGTTAGTGAGGCTATAGAGATAGGACACAACCCCTCTGCcacctttcctcctctctcccgaCACATCTCTAAACTTTCCGGGACCTACGAGTGGCTCAGAGCTAGACAAGAAATGCAGTTTCCCAACTGCCAGGGGTAATAAGTCCGTGTTTTGGGGGAGGGTGTTAGAACGCATTTAATTTatgcgttcattcattcattcattcatccatcatccatttaTTGAGCGCTCCCTAGGTGCTAAGCACATTCTAAGGATGCAGCGCGAATAAGATAGGCGCGATTCCTCTTCCCACGGAGCTTATTATGTTCCAGGAATCGCCGTGATTCACAGGCACCAGTAATTCTGAGGCAGGTAGTCCTGGAATCACTACTCCGGTGACTTCAGACCCACCGCGCGCCTCTGTCTCTCGGCGCCCTCTGGCGCGCGGTTCAGCCTTGCTGACTGCGCACCTTGCCAAAAGGCATGAGATAGTGCTCGATGTGGGGACCACTAATGCTCTCTGGCTTGTCGCTGTCGTCGGCGATGACCACGGTGACCGTTGGGTAGAAGCGGCGGATGCTGGTGATGAGCGCCCGAAGCCGATTGTAACGAAGGAAGGTCTTAGTGGCGATGGTGACCAGGGCGCTGATATTGTACTGGGCTGGGAGTGAGGGACAGGGTTAGGTGCAGAGAAGGAGAGTGGAAGTGAGGAGCTGGAAAACATCTCCCGCGTcctccctctcccagcttctCCCCACCAGGCCTGGATTTAGGTCCTTGAACGCACCAGCCTCACCTCCCTGGGGTAGAGACCCAGGTGGGTACAGCCGAGGGTTGGGTGGGTGTCTTATGCGGATGGTAAAGGCGGCCTCATGTCCCTCCGTGGAGAACCGGACTGGGAAGAAAGGACATCAGACGTGGTCCTTAAAGTTGGGACAACATTCCCTTTTCAGCAAATCACTATTTAAGTGCCTACTTTGTGTACCACTTTCCTGAGCCCTGGTGGACAAGAATGCAAGGTGTTTATCTCCATGGCACTAACACTTTAATGggtgggagaaagaaaattaaagattttaattaaaaattaaagattaattaAAAGCTAAcctttattgagcatttactatgtgcagGTACTTTTTAAGTTTACCTTAAATATATGAACCCACTTAACCTTGACAAGCCCCATAAGGTAGATTCCTGCTACAGAAAAAGGCATAGAGAAATTAAGCAACTGGTCTACATTTACACAACTCTTAAGCAACAAAGCTGAGATAGGAACCTAGTCATTCTGGTTCTAGgctaagtaaataaaattcagataCTGGCAAGCATTGAATGGAAAATAAAGCAAGTAATGTGATAGTGAAGAGgagacatttgagctgagatccAAGTGAcaagaaggagccagccatgcaaaaatctgggggaagagcattctaggcagagggaacagcaaatgcaaaggccccaAAGAGGGAGCAGATTTGGTGTAGCAAGTCTTGGAGAGAAGGAGGCGGGCTGTGTTGTGCCTCTTTTGCTGGAGGAGACACGGGAGCTCTTGGACATGAAGTCCCTTGCCCTCCAGTAAGTGGTGGTTTGGGAATAGAGCTTGAGCCTTCTGGCTCCTGGGGCAAATCACTTCCTGGGGCCCCCATGGTTGGCCTGAAGAGGGGACACACCCGAGGCTCGGGTTTCCCTTTGGCCTGCTCTGGCCCCAGATGAACAaaggcctcttctctccctctctggccctgctGGCCTAGCTGAAATGCCCATTGTGTGACTGGGCAGCTCTGGCCATTGCCCGAGTGTCTCCCACACCCTCTGCCATTTGCCTGATTCAgcctttctgggctctctgttgaccCAGCTTGCCCCTGCCTCCGCCCAGACCTCACACCTGTGTCTGCTGTGTTTGCCTGGTAACTTCGGCTGCTATAAGTAACCAGTTGTAGCTGCCGGTTGAGTTGGTCCAGCCCTGGGCTGGTGAGGGTGAGATCAGGCTGCCCCTCTCCAGTGAGAGTCACTCCCGTCACTTCCCCGGCCACGTCCCAGGTGCCCAAAGAGGCAGTCAGGTTCACCTGGGAGAGGGGGTTGGAGAGGACAGGGTTAGGCCTCAGACCTGCCTCTTGCCTCCCTGGTTCCTCCATCTTTCTGTTGGCAGCCCTGTCTCCCTCCAGCATCCCatttcccgccccctcccccgccccaagtttatttatttattttgagagagagagagagagagagagaggcagagagagaggcagagagagagattcccaagcaggctccgtgctgtcagtacagagttcCACACAGGGCTCTCAATTCCAgcaactgtgaggtcatggcctgagctgacaCTAAGTGCCGgttgctgggcacctgggtagcttgtTGGTTgggtgtcggacttcagctcgggtcacgatctcacggttcgtgagtttgagcaccatgttgggctctgtgctgatagcctagaacctggaacctgcttctgattctgtctccctctctctctgcccctccctgctctcactctgcctctctctctctcaaaaataaataaatattaaaaaaaaaaagaaagagtcggttgcagggtgcctgggtggcttagttggttgggcgcctgactttggctcaggtcatgatctcatggttcgtgacttcgagccctgcatcgggctctgtgctgatagcttagaacctggaacctattttggactctgtgtctccctctctctctgcccctcccccgttcaagctctgtctcagtctctctcaaaaataaataaacattaaaaaaaaaaaagtcagttgcttaacctactaagccacccaggcgcccctccctccatccttagTGCCCGCCTGGCCTCCCCAGCCTCTTACCTGGTAAAGCTCCTGACCAGAAGCTGCCTGCAGGCTCagccctgggaggaaggagagggaatcaGAATCCCAGACAGCCTTGAATTCTTcctcactttctcttctctctttcacc
This window contains:
- the LOC125170473 gene encoding solute carrier family 26 member 10-like isoform X1, coding for MSGLPGAGTSPGLGEASDLKFPLGAKFREPLTEARFQRLFGDAEQAPELRAEPRSSRLCRRWRRLASACSGPGAWRLLRARLPPLRWLPHYRWRAWLLGDAVAGVTVGIVHVPQGMAFALLTSVPPVFGLYTSFFPVLIYTLLGTGRHLSTGTFAVLSLMTGSAVERLVPEPLGGNLSGIEREQLDAQRVGSAAALAFGSGALMLGMFALQLGVLSTFLSEPVVKALTSGAALHVLVSQLPSLLGLPLPRQIGCFSLFKTLAAVLTALPRSSPAELTISALSLALLVPVKELNVRFRDKLPTPIPGEIVMVLLASVLCFTSSLDTRYNVQIVGLLPGGFPQPHLPDLAELPRILADSLPIALVTFAVSASLASIYADKYSYTIDSNQELLAHGISNLISSLFSCFPNSATLATTSLLVDAGGNTQLAGLFSCIVVLSVLLWLGPFFYYLPKAVLACINISSMRQMFFQMQELPQLWRISRMDFAVWMVTWVAVVILSVDLGLAVGVVFSMMTVVCRTQRVQCLALGLAEGTELYRPLEESHKLLKVPGLCILRYPTPLYFGTRGQFRRILEWHLGLGEGRKETPKLDGPPDAVAEPVRVVVLDCSGITFADAAGAREVVQLARRCRDAGIHLLLAQCNGESLSAGDTDPGRTLGQSDPRAAVCECPGRSCSCPGETGAYRSKDMHSVGLTRSFGVWRAPTICARGVSSLHVTNKTKLRATGVHEVSLGVHTPALGAPFSMPAALQRHN
- the LOC125170473 gene encoding solute carrier family 26 member 10-like isoform X2, with amino-acid sequence MSGLPGAGTSPGLGEASDLKFPLGAKFREPLTEARFQRLFGDAEQAPELRAEPRSSRLCRRWRRLASACSGPGAWRLLRARLPPLRWLPHYRWRAWLLGDAVAGVTVGIVHVPQGMAFALLTSVPPVFGLYTSFFPVLIYTLLGTGRHLSTGTFAVLSLMTGSAVERLVPEPLGGNLSGIEREQLDAQRVGSAAALAFGSGALMTLAAVLTALPRSSPAELTISALSLALLVPVKELNVRFRDKLPTPIPGEIVMVLLASVLCFTSSLDTRYNVQIVGLLPGGFPQPHLPDLAELPRILADSLPIALVTFAVSASLASIYADKYSYTIDSNQELLAHGISNLISSLFSCFPNSATLATTSLLVDAGGNTQLAGLFSCIVVLSVLLWLGPFFYYLPKAVLACINISSMRQMFFQMQELPQLWRISRMDFAVWMVTWVAVVILSVDLGLAVGVVFSMMTVVCRTQRVQCLALGLAEGTELYRPLEESHKLLKVPGLCILRYPTPLYFGTRGQFRRILEWHLGLGEGRKETPKLDGPPDAVAEPVRVVVLDCSGITFADAAGAREVVQLARRCRDAGIHLLLAQCNGESLSAGDTDPGRTLGQSDPRAAVCECPGRSCSCPGETGAYRSKDMHSVGLTRSFGVWRAPTICARGVSSLHVTNKTKLRATGVHEVSLGVHTPALGAPFSMPAALQRHN
- the LOC125170473 gene encoding solute carrier family 26 member 10-like isoform X3, coding for MSGLPGAGTSPGLGEASDLKFPLGAKFREPLTEARFQRLFGDAEQAPELRAEPRSSRLCRRWRRLASACSGPGAWRLLRARLPPLRWLPHYRWRAWLLGDAVAGVTVGIVHVPQGMAFALLTSVPPVFGLYTSFFPVLIYTLLGTGRHLSTGTFAVLSLMTGSAVERLVPEPLGGNLSGIEREQLDAQRVGSAAALAFGSGALMLGMFALQLGVLSTFLSEPVVKALTSGAALHVLVSQLPSLLGLPLPRQIGCFSLFKTLAAVLTALPRSSPAELTISALSLALLVPVKELNVRFRDKLPTPIPGEIVMVLLASVLCFTSSLDTRYNVQIVGLLPGGFPQPHLPDLAELPRILADSLPIALVTFAVSASLASIYADKYSYTIDSNQELLAHGISNLISSLFSCFPNSATLATTSLLVDAGGNTQLAGLFSCIVVLSVLLWLGPFFYYLPKAVLACINISSMRQMFFQMQELPQLWRISRMDFAVWMVTWVAVVILSVDLGLAVGVVFSMMTVVCRTQRVQCLALGLAEGTELYRPLEESHKLLKVPGLCILRYPTPLYFGTRGQFRRILEWHLGLGEGRKETPKLDGPPDAVAEPVRVVVLDCSGITFADAAGAREVVQLARRCRDAGIHLLLAQCNASVLGTLTQAGLLDRVTPEQLFVSVQDAAAHALERLEPTGPKTCTVWV